A region from the Acyrthosiphon pisum isolate AL4f chromosome A1, pea_aphid_22Mar2018_4r6ur, whole genome shotgun sequence genome encodes:
- the LOC100167398 gene encoding uncharacterized protein LOC100167398 codes for MRSEVLEEMPESIMEYFCEQVLKRDWPNCIHAYYFIKNAFQWKRKNSESSYKLYYISNDVENGTFIGILSRPEEGYPDLIVAYTFPGNEEQFQRMLFSTEYINWQKKPLFQAVPSRMKAIVETMIEEKGLKSKLYFNAVLKWMPADEAARLDYEIPEDVFIDQLSVDHIDFIYSLWTHSDVYPKSDLWDTVRLNIGLGVFSRLNGELLAWVMCGSYGGLSTLMVHPDYRGRGFGKLILLAVTKVMGESGVSPYGLINEKNKVSLGLFKSVGYVKHSTPLPCIEVEDPDASGP; via the exons ATGAGGAGTGAAGTTCTCGAAGAAATGCCCGAATCAATAATGGAATATTTCTGTGAACAAGTATTGAAACGCGATTGGCCGAACTGTATTCac gcatattattttattaaaaatgcatttcaaTGGAAGCGCAAAAATTCGGAATCTAGTtacaaattatactatatttctaATGACGTTGAGAATGGAACATTTATTGGGATTTTATCAAGACCC gAAGAAGGATATCCAGACCTCATAGTTGCATACACTTTCCCGGGAAATGAAGAACAATTTCAAAGGATGCTGTTTAGCACTGAGTACATCAACTGGCAGAAGAAACCACTATTCCAAGCTGTACCGTCGAGGATGAAGGCCATCGTAGAAACGATGATTGAGGAAAAGGGATTGAAGAGTAAACTATATTTCAATGCTGTGCTTAAGTGGATGCCAGCCGATGAAGCCGCCAGATTAGACTATGA gATTCCAGAAGATGTTTTTATTGACCAATTGAGTGTGGATCATATCGACTTTATTTATTCGTTATGGACTCACAGCGACGTTTATCCCAAGTCCGACCTTTGGGATACAGTAAGGTTAAACATTGGTTTAGGTGTATTCAGTCGGCTTAATGGCGAGTTATTAGCGTGGGTCATGTGTGGTAGTTATGGAGGTCTTAGTACTTTGATGGTTCATCCAGATTACAGAGGACGTGGATTTGGCAAGCTGATTTTGTTGGCAGTCACAAAGGTAATGGGTGAGAGTGGTGTCTCTCCTTATGGACTAATTAATGAAAAGAACAAAGTTTCGTTGGGTCTATTTAAGAGCGTTGGCTATGTTAAACATTCAACGCCATTACCATGCATAGAAGTCGAAGACCCAGATGCAAGTGGGCCATAA